In the genome of Rhopalosiphum padi isolate XX-2018 chromosome 1, ASM2088224v1, whole genome shotgun sequence, the window TAAGAAAACTGGTGTGGTCAGAAATTGAGTTGCCACAGactataaatattgatgaaGAACATCTGAATCGAATACCACTGCATAATTATACTCAGCCAGTTGAAACAAATACAGaacttctaaaaatgtatactcgAGTTATGAGTTTAAGAcgaaaatttattatgtatcatatagctttatcacatttaaaacaaatttagttgtttattataatatgaatttttatttttacttactttatgttttatttcaaagatCATCATGGGTGACCGATACAACATTCACAGTCAATTGGAGCATCTTCAATCAAAATACATTGGTACAGGTCATGCAGATACGACCAAGTTTGAATGGCAAGTAAATCAACACCGTGACTCGTGTGCTTCATACCTCGGTCATTATGATTTATTGAATTGGTTTGGAATTGCTGAGAACGAAGCTAAAGCAAGGGTTCGATTcaatttaatggaaaaaatgttGCAGCCTTGTGGCCCACCACCAGAGAAACCTGATGAATAATCTTATGtactaacaattattattttcctcataatgtcttaatatttaatttagttaaaaatctaaaataataaatttattaagaatCACTTTTTCCAGTTTATTtgcaatgtttataatattatacaatttaagaaatatattttgaatttttgaacatgtaatattatgtaccttatTACAGGGGCAGATAGGCATAATCTAACCGGCCCTCACAATCATATCCaagattcaaatattttcaatccagatatttttcatcaatataAGTAGCGGTCTAACGGGAAAATGCCGGTACGCCTATCTGCCCTTGccttatttagtaatttatatccAGATCAAGTTtctatatacttaattttaaacagaAAATGGGTATTACTCCTGTTGTACAGTAGGTGTTGAgcattaattatagaatattattctgTAATCAAAGGTATCGGGTGGGTATCATTGTGATGGatgagttaaatttgaattcaatgatattgtatttgaaaattgCTTCTGAGTAAAGACTCAATTAGTCTAGTATATCACCAAGTAAATTTTATACTGCTATTACTCTTATTagtagggctcggattttacagcactaaaaataaatgaaatatgtgCTATAATATGCcccaaaaatatgaaaaataacaaatataaaaatgtattctgttcataattaaaaaaaacttatttttatagactAAGGTCTAAggattatttatgaattaatagatacatttataattaattaaaaactaatgtttgtttacattttttaattactaaaattacttGAATTAAGCATAGTGACTATTCAAAATTATCtggaaataagaataaaataaaataaattattatttattaattaaataatatattaaattattttacctgaGTTATACTGTATGATTTAATGTTTTGccaaaattgaaaacataaaataaaacattatattatgtaaattagcaaaaatagcactaaaaacctaaaatacttcaaatatacaaaaaatagcattataaaatttcatattgcAGTCCCTGgtgcataaaacaaatttatagctcacattgatatttttatctgtattctataataattagcaaatgCTATAAAATAAGCCCTGcttattagtaaatagtaatacagtAGGTTGAAATGTTGAATTCATTTTTgcccaaaacatttaaaatatgattgtgtgtatgaaatataacaaatttgaaattaggtaggtatgtaaAAGAATGTATGTCtccatgaataatgtttttgaactataacaaaatactgAATATTGTTCTTCTTAgtttaaatatgcattttttttaagaattttgaattatgttttatagacatttataaaaaaaaaaacagaaaatttcaATCATCtatgaataacttaaaaagagtcgtaataatttgaaaattgtatcatgTGTAGAAAATGATCATacaaacatttggtaaaaacttcaagtatttatgattaattGTATTCTAATTATAACATCAAAAATTGATGAGAAATAGTAATTTTACTGAGTAATATGCAATGATGTTAATTGAActttaaacacttaaaaaaataatctgactaggtaaaattatttttaaatataaattgaaaaatgtattaagaactttatataacatttcttggatataaaatgaacatttttttatgaatttctaattatagaataatatttgagattttacttatttttttgaaattctaaatttaaatgctcataaaaaaaatgtttgatattttttaattagcaaATAAAAACTTGGTATAAATGCATTTTAGTTCCCACTTGatgttttcgatttttttctttccaaaatatgtattttaaaatactgaatacaaatttttcatcaaaaccactttagataataatattacaataagaaaaaaaagtaattactaAGAGCCAAGAGGCAATCCAATACGAAAACATAGGAAAGCAAAGTATACAGTGTTTCGCGcatgca includes:
- the LOC132918750 gene encoding splicing factor 3B subunit 5 isoform X2, whose protein sequence is MGDRYNIHSQLEHLQSKYIGTGHADTTKFEWQVNQHRDSCASYLGHYDLLNWFGIAENEAKARVRFNLMEKMLQPCGPPPEKPDE